A stretch of Halichondria panicea chromosome 1, odHalPani1.1, whole genome shotgun sequence DNA encodes these proteins:
- the LOC135343310 gene encoding cytoplasmic tRNA 2-thiolation protein 1-like: protein MPVLCAVCSTNNAALKRPKTGQVICKECFYAAFEDEVHRTIVTHQLFSPGETIAIGASGGKDSTVLAHIMKTLNDRHSYGLNLILLSIDEGITGYRDDSLETVKRNQVQYDLPLKVLSYKELYGWTMDAIVQQIGMKNNCTFCGVFRRQALDRGAMGLKVDKIVTGHNADDIAETVLMNILRGDIARLRRCTAITTGTEGAIPRSKPFKYTYEKEIVMYAYFKKLDYFSTECVYSPNAYRGHARAYLKDLESIRPSAIIDIIHSGDSLSVKSDVKMPIQGTCSRCGYISSQELCKACVLLEGLNRGLPKLGIGKVSGSTLSSHIRKMELKETDDQSSESCSCAGEEGNKEGNKDGCCSGERTVKTVSSVTVGDSKHLLDF from the coding sequence atgccagtattaTGTGCTGTGTGCTCTACTAACAATGCTGCTCTGAAGAGACCCAAAACTGGACAAGTCATTTGTAAAGAATGCTTCTACGCAGCCTTCGAAGATGAAGTCCATCGCACTATTGTTACACACCAACTATTCAGCCCTGGAGAGACGATAGCTATTGGAGCATCGGGAGGAAAAGACTCGACTGTGCTGGCTCATATCATGAAGACACTTAACGATAGACATAGTTACGGTCTGAACCTTATACTTCTCTCGATTGACGAAGGGATCACCGGTTACCGTGACGATTCCTTGGAGACAGTGAAACGAAATCAAGTCCAGTATGATTTACCGCTGAAGGTTCTCTCATACAAGGAACTCTATGGATGGACTATGGACGCTATTGTACAACAAATAGGAATGAAGAACAATTGTACTTTCTGTGGCGTGTTTAGACGACAAGCGTTGGACCGAGGAGCCATGGGTCTAAAGGTCGACAAGATAGTGACTGGACACAACGCTGATGATATTGCCGAGACTGTGCTCATGAATATACTGAGAGGAGATATTGCTCGACTCAGACGCTGTACCGCTATCACCACGGGAACAGAGGGGGCCATACCACGCTCAAAGCCATTTAAGTACACCTACGAGAAAGAGATTGTTATGTACGCTTATTTCAAGAAACTGGACTATTTTTCCAccgagtgtgtgtactcacccAACGCGTACAGAGGTCACGCTCGGGCCTATCTCAAAGATCTGGAATCAATCCGTCCGAGTGCTATTATCGATATTATCCACTCTGGTGACAGCCTGTCTGTGAAATCCGATGTCAAAATGCCCATACAAGGAACGTGCAGTCGCTGTGGTTACATCTCAAGCCAAGAGCTCTGCAAAGCTTGCGTTCTATTGGAGGGATTAAACCGAGGTTTGCCTAAACTAGGGATTGGCAAAGTGTCAGGGAGCACCCTCTCCTCGCATATACGAAAGATGGAGCTGAAAGAAACGGATGATCAATCTTCAGAGAGTTGCTCGTGTGCTGGGGAGGAAGGAAACAAAGAAGGAAACAAAGATGGCTGCTGCTCTGGAGAAAGAACTGTTAAGACTGTTAGCAGTGTCACAGTAGGTGATAGCAAACACCTGCTGGACTTTTAA
- the LOC135343293 gene encoding uncharacterized protein LOC135343293 — protein MKSVFFLALLLPAVLTANIDLSTYPLTADLRPGSYRLHWSFNVEEQSIRFAVNVSTTGWVGLGLSPTGGMPNSDIVIGWVNDQGQAFLDDRFATAQSLPPVDKQQDWILEAGEQENGFTVLAFRRNWTTCDQQDRDINTDTARIIFSWNDVDPVSDDPTLATYHGDQNRGTLSINLLGGQQVPPDSDDLQTFDVAVNAVAVPSESTTYWCYVEEFPQDTRAMTHYVTKISPVITPGNELHVHHILIYECENLNATHVGFSAPCNSDGGLTGIMVSECRQGTLIGAWAVGGGVSLSFTNNYFVKAFSFFRNYVTVYVSSEFFQTAQILLDNSIVTGWRNVVCSSGEVCGHISRTSVSTGAHSIRHQNSSAVLGVSVYGFARAKSYGYPGGMRLSPIQCNYGQNSICLNNREQFNCSCLNGFVASLYGTDELICIAITCPPLTAPTNGSVTYSSTSDENGNYAFNAVALIGNSTRTCTGDGSSTTGIFDGEAAFCELTCVLPTPPLNGILFTNQTESSVITFQCDPGFSLVGTETATCNNSGSWDPDPALLECVVTGALNVAALSGGVVAIVMVLIVLVVIFLLVITITKKRKNVRVDEVVYETIDSDKNSGEGEAVMVSNNAAYGVRL, from the exons ATGAAGAGTGTATTTTTTCTTGCTCTTCTCCTCCCTGCTGTCCTGACAGCCAATATTGACCTCTCCACCTACCCTCTGACCGCTGACCTGAGACCAGGGAGCTACAGGCTGCACTGGAGCTTTAATGTTGAGGAGCAGAGCATAAGGTTTGCAGTGAATGTGAGCACCACTGGATGGGTTGGACTGGGACTATCTCCCACTGGAGGAATGCCTAACTCTGACATTGTCATTGGATGGGTCAACGATCAAGGACAAGCCTTTTTGGAT GATCGCTTTGCTACTGCACAAAGCCTCCCACCAGTTGATAAACAGCAAGACTGGATCCTAGAGGCAGGAGAGCAAGAGAATGGATTCACTGTTCTTGCCTTCAGGAGAAACTGGACCACTTGTGATCAGCAAGACAGAGATATTAAT acagacacagctCGTATCATCTTCAGCTGGAATGATGTGGACCCAGTTAGCGATGACCCCACTTTAGCCACGTATCACGGGGATCAAAACCGTGGTACGTTGAGTATCAACCTTCTGGGAGGACAACAAGTGCCTCCTGACTCGGATGATCTGCAGACCTTTGACGTTGCTGTTAATGCT gtCGCCGTTCCCAGTGAAAGTACCACCTACTGGTGCTATGTGGAAGAGTTTCCGCAAGATACCAGAGCCATGACTCATTATGTGACGAAG ATATCACCTGTCATCACCCCTGGAAACGAGTTGCACGTCCACCACATTCTGATCTACGAGTGCGAAAACCTCAATGCTACGCATGTCGGCTTCAGCGCCCCCTGTAATTCTGATGGGGGGCTGACCGGGATCATGGTATCAGAATGCAGACAAGGCACTCTGATAGGGGCATGGGCTGTGGGAGGAGGAGTGAGTCTTTCGTTTACAAATAACTATTTTGTCAAAGCGTTTTCTTTTTTTAGAAACTATGTCACAGTGTATGTTTCTTCTGAGTTTTTTCAAACTGCACAAATATTATTAGACAATTCCATTGTTACTGGCTGGAGGAATGTTGTCTGTTCAAGTGGAGAGGTTTGTGGTCACATAAGTAGAACAAGTGTGTCTACTGGAGCTCATTCTATTCGCCATCAAAACAGCTCAGCAGTTTTAGGCGTTTCAGTGTATGGATTCGCTAGAGCTAAATCTTATGGTTACCCTGGAGGCATGAGATTATCTCCCATACAATGCAACTATGGTCAAAATTCTATTTGTTTGAATAACAGGGAACAGTTCAATTGTAGCTGCTTGAATGGATTTGTGGCTTCATTGTATGGAACAGATGAACTCATCTGTATTG CTATAACCTGTCCTCCCTTGACTGCTCCTACCAATGGCTCTGTGACATACAGTTCTACTTCTGATGAAAATGGCAACTATGCTTTCAATGCCGTGGCTCTGATTGGTAACAGCACAAGaacttgcactggagatggtaGCAGCACTACTGGTATTTTTGATGGAGAAGCAGCATTTTGTGAAC TTACTTGTGTCCTGCCCACCCCTCCACTTAATGGAATATTGTTCACCAACCAAACCGAGAGCTCAGTCATTACCTTCCAATGTGATCCTGGTTTTTCACTGGTGGGTACGGAGACTGCCACTTGTAACAACTCTGGTTCATGGGATCCTGACCCTGCTCTATTGGAGT GTGTGGTAACTGGTGCATTGAATGTTGCTGCTCTATCTGGAGGTgttgttgctatagtgatggtACTGATCGTACTGGTTGTCATATTTCTTTTAGTAATCACTATCaccaaaaaaagaaaaa ATGTACGTGTAGATGAGGTGGTTTACGAAACCATCGATTCTGACAAAAACAGTGGTGAAG GTGAAGCAGTTATGGTATCCAACAATGCAGCCTACGGAGTgagattgtga